GTACCAAAGTCGCCTCCCTGAAAGTGCCGGCCGGACCGAAGCTCGAATTGCCGATGTGGGGGGCAGGGACGAGCAAGATCCAGGTCGGGCAAACCGTCCGGTTCAAGGCATACTGTCGGGGTCTGTCGCAGGACAAAACGGCCGTGCTGGTCCAAGGCAGGCCTCTCCAGGAGGCGAAGCCGCTTCCCATAGACAAGTAGAACGCCCGCCCGCGATTTCGCTGTATGAGGCCGCGTGCCGGCCATCAGCGGGTGGCGAGTCGCGGGCAGTCAGTCCACCTCGGTCGCCGGAATGCGACCGAGCGGTTGTGGCGTTAGCGCAGGCCGCGGCACCTCGACATACGGAGCTGGAGTGAGCCGCGACCCCGGCGTCTTCAGCCACGCGATCCATTTCGCTTCCAGATCGTCCACACTTGTGAAGCCGTACACTTCTTTTGCGGCTGTGTCCCAACTGGTGTTCTTTCCGCCTGCCAGAAAGGCAAGGAGACCACGATCGCTTGGGGAAATTCCCCCGTTGTCGGAGCCGGACAAATGTGGGGTCTGGGCCAGCAAAAACCGCACGATCGAATGAGACTGTGCGACGACACCAGACATCAATTCGTCCGTAGAACCCTTTTCAAATAGGCCCGGATCAGGCGTCAACAGTACCGATAACCGTACGGCTTTCCCCTGTTTGACGAACAGCCGGCACAAGCGGTCGTGCTCGGCCTGGATCAATTCTGTTTCGGCAAGAACACTCATTCCGAACGTCAAAGGCTCAGTCCGACCAGTGTGCAGATACAGCACGAGCCAGGACACGTCACGAGGTAACGGCCCGTTGAGAACATCTTGCAACTTACCCGCACACCGAATCTCGAATGTCACTTTTCGGCTCGTGCCCTCGGGCACATGATAGTGAAAATTCAGCCGTTCCAGGAAGGCAGGCGCCTGCTTGTCGGGGCTATAGGCAACTCGGATGTCCCACGGTTGCGGAAACAGGAGAGCTTTTTCGCCGAACCATCGCCGTTTGCTCTCGGCGTATTGGTAGGCGACTTCGTTTCGAAGAGCGCGCTCGAGAGCCGGCGTGGGAGCCGTGGCGGAGAACGGAGCCAGAGCCGAATTCCTGGCTTCCAGCTCCACCGCCACCGGCGAATGGGTTCGGGTGGGTGGCTCAGACCTCTGCCAGACGAGCCACGCTTCTTCCAACTTGTCTACCGAATCGAATCCGTAGACCTCCTTGACGGCCGTCTCCCAGCTACTCGCTTGAGCGAGAGCAATCGCGGCGAGCAGTGAGCGCCGGCGAATGACCTGCGTCTCGAGTTCCGTACCCCGTCCGGGTAGGCTGGGTAGCAAGATGACCGGTCGGGGGGTTAACGTCAGGAGGAACTCACACACCGACAGGCCCTCCGCGAGAAGGACGATCATGTCCTTCGGGTACTCCGTCAGTTCCATGAGAACCTTCAGCCGGATTCCGCGGCCCGCGTTTAACAACTCGCGGCAGCGAACGGTCTGCGCGTGTCGGCTTTCGCTCCCTTCGGCCAGGGCCGCTACCCCCTCGTCGACCCAGCGGCGGAGCGGTTGACCGAAATGAGTGGCGAGGACGCAGTGCATCACCTCGTGCGGAAGGTGGTCACGCAAGACCGCGGACAACTCGCCGCTGACCCTCATCTCCATCGCCGTCACTGCCGGCTTCCCGGCCGACGTGCCGAACGAGAACGTCGTCACGCCACCTGCCTTATCAGCAACGATCCGGACGGTGATCGGGCACGGCCGCGGCCACGCGGGCAGGGCGTGCCCGAGCCAGTCCTCGGCGAACCACTTGCGATGCCCCTCCGCGGCATCGCCGACGATGCGCGCCACCTCCGCGGTCGGGGCGTCGATCACGAAGTTCGTCGTCTGATAGCGAGCGGTCTTAGAGTCCGCGGCGGCCGGCGGCTCGATCGGAATATTCGACGGCGGAATGAGGGTAGAGTCTGAGACGGGTGGCGTCGGCCGGGGGGCCGCGGGCACGGGGGCCGCGACGTCTGTGGGCGGGATGGGTTCTTTCGCCGGAAGCTGCGGGGTCGGCGGTATCGGTTTCCCGTCCCCCGCGATCCCGACTCCGAGCGCCGCAACTCCCAGCGCGACCACTGCGGCAACGACTTTGATTTTGCCCGCGAACGTACTCATCGCCACTCCTTTTGCGATTGCAGCTGGGGAAGACGCCACGGCGCATCCGCCCGCAAGAAAGTCCAAGACGATCGCCACCGTTCGCTTCGCCAGTTCCACCGGCACCGCGGCCGGCACTTGCCCGGCACCCGCCACCAACCCCGCCGCCACGACCGGCACGACGCCCCGCCGCTCCAACCGGGACCGCAAGAGACGGCGGGCCTCCTCCAACCGCCGTCGAACCGTCCGCTGGCTGGTGCGAAGGTCCGCGGCCGCCTGCTCCTGGGTGCGGCCTTGTAGGAGGCAGGCCACGACCGGCCCGCGGAGGTGATCGGGCAAGCGGGTGAGTTCGTCGTCGAGAATGCGGCCCAGGTCGGCCGTTTCGGGCGGGAGGTCCGCGATGTTCAAGCCGCTTCGCTCGCTCGCGAAGGCGGACTCGTACCGCTCGCGCCGCAGCGCGGCCCGCCGCATCTGTCGAGCGACCCGGGCCGCCACCCCGACCAGCCACGAGCCGACCGCTCCGGCCTTGCGGACCGCTCGGGCTCGCGTCGCCAGCACGAGGAACGTGGCTTGAAACGCATCGTCCGCACCCGTCGGCCCGACCAGTCGTCGGCAAACCCGGTACACGACCGGCCCGTGCCGGTTCACGAGTTCCGCGAACGCGGCCTCGTCCCGGTTCGCGACGAAACGAGCCAACAACTCCGCGTCCGCGTCGGCGGTGGCGGAATGAGTCAGGACGTGGCGAAGGAGTGCGGGTGCGGCCATCCGTTGTCTCGGCGGCGAGTGGTCGTCTCACAGGTGTAGTGTGCCGCGGCGCGAGGAGGCGGCCAAGATTTTTTTGCCGGCCCGAGTCGCCGGACATGTCATACTTCATACTGGTCCGAAACAATCCCACTCGAACAGCGTATGGTTAACTCCATCGCTGGCCGACGACGACTACCACTGGGGAGAGAACCAGCACGCCCTGTTCGGCTCACGGAGCAAGAATCGCTACCGGCTCGGCGTCCGCGTGGTAGCGCGGGTGGACGTGCAGCGGCGGATGCGCGACTTCCGCCTTGCCCCCGGCTAACCCGCCCCGGTGGACCGGCGCGGCCGCGGCACGAGCCGGATCAGTCGGAGCGTAAGAAGGGGAAGCGGCGGAAGAGACATTGAGGCGAGTGTTAATCCACCGACGCCGTGGCGGGTCGGGGACGCCATCACCATTCCCGACGTGCTGCCGGGATTCTCGGTCCCGGTCGGAAAATTGTTCGCGTAGACGTGATGACTTCGGCACCACCCCGCTCAGCCCAGCTTGTACGCCGCGACTTTGTTGTGCCCGACCGCGTACACCGCGTCGGCCGTTTCGCTCATTGCGAAGTCGTGAACGTGCATCGGCACCTTTTCCTGCTTGGTGATCTTCTTCCCGGCCACGTCCATAAACACGAAGAACCCTTCGCCCGCGCCGCCGGCGCCGAGCAGCCACGACCCGTCCGGGGCGAATTGCAGCTTGTTCACGATGCCCTGCGACTTGTCCGCCACGAACTCGGCCACCTGCTTCTTCGCCTTCCAGTCGAACACCTCAACCCGGGCCTTCGCTTCCAGGTGGTCGATGTTCCCGATCTTCCCGGTGCCGCCCACGGCCAGCAGGTTTCCGTCCGGCGAGAACGCCACCGACCGGATGCCGCCGATCGAGTGCATCCGCTGGACCGGGTCCCAGGTGTACATGACCGGCGCCTCGACCGATCCGATCTCCTTCCCGGCCGCCACGTCCCACACGACCACGTGCCCGACCTTGTCGGCGGTCGCCAGGAGCTTGCCGTCGGCCGAGAACGCGGCCGTGTAGAGCATCGACGTGAAGTGCGTCGGCGTCTTCTCCTTGTGCCCGCGGAGGTCGTGGACGAGCCGGCCGGTCGCCGCGTCCCACACCTTGCACGCCATGTCGTCCGCCACGCTGACGACGAGCTTGCCGTCCGGTGACGCGACGACCTTCCGCACCCACTTGCCGTGCGCGTCGACCGTGCGGATCGTCTCGTCTTCTTCCGTGTCCCACCACGTCAGCTTGCCGTCGTAGGCGCCGGACACGAGGGTCGTCCCGGCGAGTGCC
The sequence above is a segment of the Fimbriiglobus ruber genome. Coding sequences within it:
- a CDS encoding RNA polymerase sigma factor is translated as MAAPALLRHVLTHSATADADAELLARFVANRDEAAFAELVNRHGPVVYRVCRRLVGPTGADDAFQATFLVLATRARAVRKAGAVGSWLVGVAARVARQMRRAALRRERYESAFASERSGLNIADLPPETADLGRILDDELTRLPDHLRGPVVACLLQGRTQEQAAADLRTSQRTVRRRLEEARRLLRSRLERRGVVPVVAAGLVAGAGQVPAAVPVELAKRTVAIVLDFLAGGCAVASSPAAIAKGVAMSTFAGKIKVVAAVVALGVAALGVGIAGDGKPIPPTPQLPAKEPIPPTDVAAPVPAAPRPTPPVSDSTLIPPSNIPIEPPAAADSKTARYQTTNFVIDAPTAEVARIVGDAAEGHRKWFAEDWLGHALPAWPRPCPITVRIVADKAGGVTTFSFGTSAGKPAVTAMEMRVSGELSAVLRDHLPHEVMHCVLATHFGQPLRRWVDEGVAALAEGSESRHAQTVRCRELLNAGRGIRLKVLMELTEYPKDMIVLLAEGLSVCEFLLTLTPRPVILLPSLPGRGTELETQVIRRRSLLAAIALAQASSWETAVKEVYGFDSVDKLEEAWLVWQRSEPPTRTHSPVAVELEARNSALAPFSATAPTPALERALRNEVAYQYAESKRRWFGEKALLFPQPWDIRVAYSPDKQAPAFLERLNFHYHVPEGTSRKVTFEIRCAGKLQDVLNGPLPRDVSWLVLYLHTGRTEPLTFGMSVLAETELIQAEHDRLCRLFVKQGKAVRLSVLLTPDPGLFEKGSTDELMSGVVAQSHSIVRFLLAQTPHLSGSDNGGISPSDRGLLAFLAGGKNTSWDTAAKEVYGFTSVDDLEAKWIAWLKTPGSRLTPAPYVEVPRPALTPQPLGRIPATEVD
- a CDS encoding WD40 repeat domain-containing protein, producing the protein MPTKSPSPESLKLVKDYSRQAAVFAVARVPGKTTCYFGSSDFKVSVGDFAAAKFEPRDLYAHGSYVTGVALAGTTLVSGAYDGKLTWWDTEEDETIRTVDAHGKWVRKVVASPDGKLVVSVADDMACKVWDAATGRLVHDLRGHKEKTPTHFTSMLYTAAFSADGKLLATADKVGHVVVWDVAAGKEIGSVEAPVMYTWDPVQRMHSIGGIRSVAFSPDGNLLAVGGTGKIGNIDHLEAKARVEVFDWKAKKQVAEFVADKSQGIVNKLQFAPDGSWLLGAGGAGEGFFVFMDVAGKKITKQEKVPMHVHDFAMSETADAVYAVGHNKVAAYKLG